The DNA window CCCACATTGGTCACATCGAAAGTATTATCCGCAAGACCGTCCGCTACGATCTTATTGCGAACTCGTATATCCAATTTTAAGAATGAATAAGATTTTTGTTCCACCGCAATCTTGAATGGAACATCTTTGAATTCTTTCCTTGCATCTATGGAATCCCTGAATTTTTGAAAATTAAATTCAGGCACCGATAATTGAGCGTTGATCCCTTCTCTTGCTATATAGATCCTTCCGAGAACTCCTAAGGATTCCCATTCTCTATATAGTTCGTTACGGAGAAGGTCCGGATTTTCTAAGATCACATATCTATAAAAGGAAATAGTAGTACGCTTAAAATCCTCTGCCTCGATCTTCTTTCTAAGAATATCCTTACTATAAATATTATGAAGAGGTTTATGTTTCATACGAGAGCAGATCTTTCCTAAAAATTAGGATTTGTTGGACCTCCTAACTGGCAAGCCCAAAAACCGGAATTTAGAGCATGACATTTGTCCTTCTATAATGCTTGCCCTCCCCTTCTTACAAAATTAGATTTTGTCCCATGCCCAAATCCAAAACAGCCGCGCCCAAAAAAATATTAGGGGGAGAAAATTCCAAGGCGGAAGAAGTGATCCAAGAAGTCCGAAAACTTTCCGATCCAAAGGCAGTAGAAATACTCTCCCGATTTTTCAAAACAGGAAAGGGGCAATATGGAGAAGGTGATCTTTTCCTAGGAATAAAAGTCCCACCCCTTCGAAAAATTTCCAAATTATACAAAGGGCTCCCGTTATCCGAACTTCAGAAAATCGTAAAATCAAAGTATCACGAAGAAAGACTTTTAGGATTTTTCATCCTCTGTGAGAAGTTCCAAAAAACTCCGGAAGAAGGCCGAAAAGAGCTGCATCTATTTTATTTAAAAAATTTAAAATATGTGAACAATTGGGACATCGTAGATTTAAGTTCCAGGGAATTGATCGGAGATTATCTTATAGATAAGGAAAGGGATATCTTATACAAGCTTCTTAAATCGAATAATCTATGGGAAAGAAGGGTCGCGATCATTTCCACTTATGCTTTTATTCGCAAAGGAGACTTTAAAGATACCTTAAAGATCTCTGAAAAACTCCTAACAGATAAAGAAGATCTTATTCATAAGGCAGTAGGCTGGATGTTAAGGGAAGTTGGTAATAGAAGTCTCAAACCTGAGACTGACTTTTTGGATAAACATGCACATAAAATGCCCAGGACAATGCTTAGATACGCGATCGAAAAGTTCCCAGCTAAGTTAAAGTCGAAATATATGAAGGCAGGCAAAGAATAAAAGACCTTTAATGCTATGCCGCACAGGTCACTTTGAATTCATGGAAGAAACGATAACTGAGCCTAAATCTTTCCTTTATGTTTAAGTAGGACCATTCTATAAAGATCCAAGCTCTTAGCCAGACAGGCATAATCGTGGGGATGACGTA is part of the Leptospira andrefontaineae genome and encodes:
- a CDS encoding DNA alkylation repair protein, with amino-acid sequence MPKSKTAAPKKILGGENSKAEEVIQEVRKLSDPKAVEILSRFFKTGKGQYGEGDLFLGIKVPPLRKISKLYKGLPLSELQKIVKSKYHEERLLGFFILCEKFQKTPEEGRKELHLFYLKNLKYVNNWDIVDLSSRELIGDYLIDKERDILYKLLKSNNLWERRVAIISTYAFIRKGDFKDTLKISEKLLTDKEDLIHKAVGWMLREVGNRSLKPETDFLDKHAHKMPRTMLRYAIEKFPAKLKSKYMKAGKE